Proteins encoded by one window of Culicoides brevitarsis isolate CSIRO-B50_1 chromosome 2, AGI_CSIRO_Cbre_v1, whole genome shotgun sequence:
- the LOC134828759 gene encoding uncharacterized protein LOC134828759 codes for MRPGPRLVVMALAFISGAQRGTTNTHNSANYKDNKLVGRNNLNIIYDIGQLDDDRGPLARVNPWLSACDLAPHRKSPDLQGQCTAGTLPVTRIEEGPGPPQPPPPECPLSCREQKQQKLNQQHNNSKSNKLKNMEITGIKKQECLSYLGEANEFSPEYLCKRKSSIETQLRNLRLRHCCERDALSALHYQAYLDVIKGNESMCVKRIKDLIETDQLASRITCELTEILTRFDCKKPYSLINHCDDCREAYRRWVCSTFIPYFASESDAKRMDASASNSNSSRSKSIQHRKTRDLSPPHVSTSTLLASFQSSSLIKNNDSSSNLHNSLTLPPVTIRRSRRKSHSEQKRIRIRPCLSVCQSVETKCPYLLPGDRAPALPTQYAGEPTFLCHDPNVHETVEQAEKSNNGPDDCCYWYCGGPLDGLCTNCPTKLFSNATNYDGLPRLANDTESSKTENLSAAAVHKQQQQIQLHKLMEQTNIYSESRCPIYNWTGPQTCVLQYPGPYFNISSALKKVKVNQHESEKQNHHFQKSSSFAVLSCSPTSIASLTLLSQFLINIQNNDNRIWTVFIYKIMLITTHITNILQNIIIKIAWTNITHINKFLLQLAEL; via the exons ATGCGGCCAGGACCCAGGCTGGTCGTGATGGCGCTTGCGTTTATTTCGGGGGCTCAACGAGGCACCACCAATACACACAATAGTGCCAATTATAAGGACAACAAGTTAGTGggcagaaataatttaaatattatatacgATATTGGACAACTTGATGATGATCGGGGACCATTAGCACGCGTAAACCCCTGGTTATCAGCCTGCGATCTGGCGCCACATAGAAAATCACCGGATCTCCAG ggtCAATGCACAGCCGGTACACTGCCAGTGACCCGGATAGAAGAGGGCCCAGGGCCACCACAACCACCTCCTCCAGAGTGTCCGTTATCATGTCGTGAACAGAAACAACAAAAGTTAAATCAACAACACAATAAtagtaaaagtaataaattaaaaaatatggagATAACCGGTATTAAAAAACAAGAGTGCCTTTCCTATTTGGGCGAAGCAAATGAATTTAGTCCagaatatttatgtaaaagaAAAAGCAGCATTGAAAcacaattaagaaatttacgTTTGAGACATTGTTGTGAACGTGATGCTCTAAGTGCATTACATTATCAAGCTTATCTAGATGTTATAAAAGGAAATGAAAGCATGTGCGTAAAACGGATTAAAGATCTAATCGAAACAGATCAACTAGCAAGTAGAATCACATGTGAACTTACTGAAATTTTGACACGATTCGATTGTAAGAAACCGTATTCGTTGATAAATCACTGTGACGACTGTAGG GAAGCATATCGTCGATGGGTTTGTAGCACATTTATTCCATATTTTGCATCTGAGAGTGATGCAAAACGTATGGATGCAAGCGCAAGCAACAGCAATAGTTCAAGATCAAAATCAATACAACACAGAAAAACACGCGATTTAAGTCCTCCACATGTGTCAACATCAACTTTATTAGCTTCTTTTCAAAGCTCTTCTCTCATAAAAAACAATGATTCATCTTCGAACCTGCATAATAGTTTAACATTACCACCGGTAACAATAAGaag atccAGAAGAAAATCACATTCGGAACAAAAACGTATTCGCATTCGTCCTTGTTTGAGTGTTTGTCAAAGTGTTGAAACAAAATGTCCTTATTTGCTGCCAGGTGATCGTGCACCAGCCCTTCCAACCCAATATGCGGGTGAACCAACTTTTTTATGTCATG ATCCAAATGTACATGAAACTGTTGAGCAGGCTGAAAAGTCTAATAATGGCCCTGATGATTGTTGTTACTGGTATTGTGGTGGTCCCCTTGACGGTTTATGTACAAACTGTCCTACAAAATTGTTTAGTAATGCTACTAACTATGATGGACTGCCGAGATTAGCTAATGATACGGAAAGCAGCAAAACAGAAAACTTATCTGCAGCTGCTGTGCataagcaacaacaacagataCAATTACATAAGCTAatggaacaaacaaacatttataGTGAAAGTAGGTGTCCAATATATAATTGGACTGGACCTCAAACATGTGTTTTACAATATCCCGGTCCTTATTTTAACATTAGTTCCGCATTAAAAAAGGTGAAAGTTAATCAACATGAATCCGAAAaacaaaatcatcattttcaaaaatcttcttcTTTTGCTGTATTATCGTGCTCGCCTACCAGCATCGCCAGTTTAACTTTATTATcgcaatttttaatcaatattcaaaataacgaTAATAGAATTTGGACCGtgtttatatataaaattatgttaataaCTACTCATATTACGAATATtctacaaaatataataataaagatcGCATGGACTAATATTActcatattaataaatttctgctCCAACTTGCCGAATTATAG
- the LOC134828758 gene encoding beta-galactoside alpha-2,6-sialyltransferase 2: MDPKQYRCEQEDDPSCMNKTKVFKEKILQELSRVRDESIHDPNFYNINYRKLNVKPEYNKSQAICCLIKVKVKALRKTKKTPFYSNLLGSLMPKRKFLAQYGGPNKTCVIVSSAGAMKSSKLGSFIDSHDIVLRFNNAPTKTYEEDVGTKTTIRILNSQVVSKPEFDFIHAPIFQNISIGIWDPGKYNASLEDWLSNPDFDLFTNYKTAMMRNSKADIHIIDPRSIWRLWNALQDFTKENDLRKNPPTSGFIGIALLLPLCQQVHIVEYIPSTRLTSNCHYYDHEINSACTFGEWHPLAAEKLMTYSMNVASDFSVFQKGILKIERKGKDQCNK, from the exons ATGGACCCAAAGCAATATCGTTGCGAACAAGAAGATGACCCGTCTTGTATGAATAAAACTAAagtgtttaaagaaaaaatattgcaagaaCTTTCTCGTGTACGTGACGAATCGATACACGAtccgaatttttataatatcaactacagaaaattaaatgtaaagcCAGAATATAATAAATCTCAAGCAATTTgttgtttaataaaagttaaggTTAAAGCGTTgcgtaaaacaaaaaaaacaccaTTTTACAGTAATTTATTGGGGTCTCTAATGCCAAAGCGCAAATTCTTGGCACAATATGGTGGTCCTAATAAAACTTGTGTAATTGTTTCCAGTGCTGGTGCTATGAAATCGTCTAAATTAGGATCCTTTATTG ATTCACACGACATTGTTTTACGATTCAATAATGCACCAACGAAAACATATGAAGAAGATGTTGGCACAAAAACAACAATCCGTATTTTAAACTCACAA gtggTTAGCAAACCTGAGTTTGACTTTATTCATGctccaatttttcaaaatatttcgattGGAATATGGGATCCAGGAAAATATAATGCATCTCTAGAAGATTG gcTTTCAAATCCGGACTTTGATTTGTTTACCAATTACAAAACAGCTATGATGCGTAACTCCAAGGCTGATATTCATATAATTGATCCTCGTTCTATTTGGCGTTTGTGGAATGCCTTACAAGACTTCACCAAAGAAAATGATTTGAGAAAGAATCCGCCAACTTCTGGTTTTATCG GAATCGCTCTGCTTTTGCCGCTTTGTCAACAAGTTCATATCGTCGAATACATTCCTTCAACGAGACTCACATCCAATTGTCATTATTATGACCACGAGATCAATTCAGCTTGCACTTTTGGAGAATGGCACCCATTAGCAGCTGAAAAGTTGATGACATACAGTATGAATGTTGCTAGTGACTTTAGTGTTTTCCAAAAAGgtatattgaaaattgaaagaaaaggtAAAGACCAATGTAATAAGTGA